The following is a genomic window from Candidatus Xiphinematobacter sp. Idaho Grape.
TCACATAGTCGGGATAAATACGCTCGGGATCTCTGGGGTCACCAAGGAAAGTATGGGCGCGGTTGCTGCTGTGGAAGCGATCCTCCCACTGGACTACCATACCAAGATGCTGGTTATTGAGGATGATAATTTTAGCGGCGATGCCTTCGATGTGGGCAGTAGCTAATTCCTGGATGTTCATCAGAACTGACCCATCACCGTCGATGTCAATTACCTGTTTGTCCGGGCAGGCAATTTTGGCACCCATAGCAGCCGGATATCCAAATCCCATGGCACCGAGACCAGCTGAGGTCAGGAAGGTGCGTGGATGGGTAAATTGATAGTATTGAGCAGCCCACATCTGGTGTTGTCCCACTCCAGTAGTCAGGATGACCTCACCACAAGTTAGTTCATCAAGCAGACGGATGACGTACTGAGGCTGGATCAGATCGTCTGTATCCTTGAAAGCGAGCGGATGCTGCTTCTTCCATGCCCCAATCCGTTCGTACCACTGTGTGAAGCGGTCGAATCCTTTAGTAATTCGGCTTCTTCCCATCTGAGACAAGAGGTGGTTTGTTCTGGACAGGGCATATTTTAAATCGCTAAGGACAGCAACCTGTACTGTCCGATTTTTATTGATTTCAGAGCGGTCAATGTCAACGTGGACGATGGTGCCGTGCTTACAGAACTCTTCAAACTTGCCTGTAACGCGGTCGTCGAAGCGCACCCCGATTGCCAGGAGGAGATCAGCCTCATTTACCGCATTGTTAGCATAAACCGTACCGTGCATACCAAGCCACTTGAGGGAAAGAGGATGGGTTTCTGGGAAGCAGCCAATGCCCATAAGAGTGGTCGCAACAGGGATCTGCGTACGCTCGACAAATTCAAACAATTCCTGACTAGCGTTGCTAGAAACCACTCCGCCTCCACAGTAGATCATGGGGCATTGGGCCTTCTCAATTAGTTGGATCACCCTGTAGAGAACCTGGTCCTCGATTTGCGTAATCGGGTTATACCCGCGAAGATGAATCTCTTCCGGATGCTTCGGAGAGACTCTTTGAGTCTGAATGTTTTTGGGGATATCGATTAGCACTGGCCCGGGGCGTCCGGATTGGGCAATATAGAAAGCCTCTTTCACCACTCTAGGAATGTCTTGGATGTCGCATAACAAATAGCTATGCTTCACCACTGGTAGTGTCATTCCAACGATATCCGTTTCCTGAAAAGCGCCACGTCCAATCATTGATTGAGGGACTTGACCTGTGATAGCCACCAGTGGGATTGAATCCATGAATGCGTCAGCAATGCCAGTGACTAGATTTGTAGCTCCAGGACCAGAAGTAGCCATACAAACTCCCACGCGTCCACTTGCCCTAGCATATCCCTCCGCTGCAAATATGCCCCCCTGTTCATGACGTGGGAGGACTACGCGAATCTTTCGGGATTGGGTAAGCGCCTGGTGAATCACCATGGAAGCACCACCTGGGTAGGCGAAAATAACTTCCACTCCCTCCTTCTCTAAGCAGTCGACAAGTATTTCGGCTCCATTTGCCTCCCCATTGGGAGATGGGCTTTTGCATGCAGACTTGTTAGAGGCATCATGGGAAACGCAGAAATTCATAACGGTCTTTATAAGGATTTCTCACCGAAACTAGAACAACACTGTCCACGGTGCTAGGCGACAGCATAATGTGCAAACATCAGTAAGGGCAAGAGCTAAAGGTCTCGGGGCTAATCTGGTTCTAGCATTTATTTATTGCTATTGAGTCTAGATAAGAGGGGCTCATCTGCTAAAAATAGCACGCCAGAACCCGAAGCGTGGAGCTGTACAGAAGAAAGCCTGAACCCTAGTGACGCACGCTTTAAGTCTAGGGGGCTGACTAATTTTTCAATTTCCACGGCATCCAGGAACTCTACCAGCGGAATAATCGCTAGATACTTATCTCCACGAAGTAAACTTTTTTCAAAAAGGTTGACTATTCTAGCCTATTGGGCCATCCAATGGAGGCTTCTTGTGCGGGTATAGCTTAGTGGCAAAGTTCCAGCCTTCCAAGCTGGCCAGGAGGGTTCGATTCCCTCTACCCGCTCTCCCTTATATACTGTATCTTGCACAGCACAACTAGGCCCATGGAACGATGAGGCGCCTGCAAGTATGTGCGGGAGTTTACAAGAGTAGCGTGTAAATCACTCATGCAGCAGCCGACAGGGTCCCCTTTCCCAGGGGCTATAAAAAGTCCTGGCTGTATCTATATATTTCCCGTCAGACGTTCTTGTAAGAAGACTCCAACGATATCGACCCTATACCAGTCTCTCAACGCAAAAAAGCAGTGGATTCTGGAATTTAATTTCCAGTCTCAAGTTCCATTCTCTACTTATGGCCGGCAGTCATTAGTGGCTTATTTCACGCGATGCGTACCGTACCTACTGTTGCCATTACTGGAGGAATCGCTTCAGGAAAAACCTCTTTCTGTCGGCATCTCTCTGTCTTTTTGGAGAATACCGAGTGGTTTGATGCGGATGCTTGTGTCTCAAGGTTGTTAGATGGATCAGAGGAAGTACGGGTGGAAACCGCAAAAGTACTTGGGAAGGGGGTATACGTGGGAGGAAAATTGGACCGCGCGCAGGTACGTTCTCGCATTTTTTCTGACCCTCGTCGTCGGGTGCAATTGGAGCGTGTTCTACATCCTCGTGTGAGGAAAATATGGATGGCGCAGGCAGTCCGTTCTAAGGCAGTTGGACGTAAATTTGTAGCAGATGTTCCTCTGCTCTATGAAGCAGGTTGGGAAACGGCTTGTGACTTTATTGCAGTGATAGCCTGTTCCTCTGCTAAACAACTGCAACGCCTGACTTCACGAGGTG
Proteins encoded in this region:
- the ilvB gene encoding biosynthetic-type acetolactate synthase large subunit: MNFCVSHDASNKSACKSPSPNGEANGAEILVDCLEKEGVEVIFAYPGGASMVIHQALTQSRKIRVVLPRHEQGGIFAAEGYARASGRVGVCMATSGPGATNLVTGIADAFMDSIPLVAITGQVPQSMIGRGAFQETDIVGMTLPVVKHSYLLCDIQDIPRVVKEAFYIAQSGRPGPVLIDIPKNIQTQRVSPKHPEEIHLRGYNPITQIEDQVLYRVIQLIEKAQCPMIYCGGGVVSSNASQELFEFVERTQIPVATTLMGIGCFPETHPLSLKWLGMHGTVYANNAVNEADLLLAIGVRFDDRVTGKFEEFCKHGTIVHVDIDRSEINKNRTVQVAVLSDLKYALSRTNHLLSQMGRSRITKGFDRFTQWYERIGAWKKQHPLAFKDTDDLIQPQYVIRLLDELTCGEVILTTGVGQHQMWAAQYYQFTHPRTFLTSAGLGAMGFGYPAAMGAKIACPDKQVIDIDGDGSVLMNIQELATAHIEGIAAKIIILNNQHLGMVVQWEDRFHSSNRAHTFLGDPRDPERIYPDYVTICKGFGVQAERVCHKRDLCAAIQRLLDSKEAYVLDVMVPYTEHVLPMIPAGMTYKDVLTE
- the coaE gene encoding dephospho-CoA kinase (Dephospho-CoA kinase (CoaE) performs the final step in coenzyme A biosynthesis.), translated to MRTVPTVAITGGIASGKTSFCRHLSVFLENTEWFDADACVSRLLDGSEEVRVETAKVLGKGVYVGGKLDRAQVRSRIFSDPRRRVQLERVLHPRVRKIWMAQAVRSKAVGRKFVADVPLLYEAGWETACDFIAVIACSSAKQLQRLTSRGVCESLARKMIAVQLPMEEKMRRAHEVVWNNGPLQLLTEQARITADYLNEHYG